Proteins encoded within one genomic window of Oncorhynchus mykiss isolate Arlee chromosome 27, USDA_OmykA_1.1, whole genome shotgun sequence:
- the igsf9ba gene encoding protein turtle homolog B isoform X2, with protein sequence MIWYVATLIASVFSTRGTAAQGAHGVREEPRFLTARAGESVILGCDVSPPLDGQQPPYVVEWFKFGVPIPFFISFRFHPPHVDPEYTGRASLHGKASLQIDPVRSEDQGWYECRVLMLEQQYNTFHNGSWVQLTVNAPPTFTTTPPQYVEAKEGGSTLLTCSAQGNPKPMISWLREGEELATSGKYTVHDGSLTVLGITRDDRGAYTCRAFSDQGEVLHTTRLLVQGPPYIKSPPENITVNISQNARFTCQAEAYPGNLTYTWFWEEDNVYFTKNDLKNRVRILIDGTLHIFRVKPEDAGKYTCSPSNSLGTPPSASAHLSVQYPARVLNMPSIIYVPRKLPGVIRCPADANPPVISVKWEKDGYPLRVEKYPGWSQAPDGSIRVAEATEDSLGTYTCMPYNTLGTMGQSDPATLVLKDPPYFNVRPGGEYRQEAGRELVIPCAASGDPEIPTITWRKVGKPSKSKHNILPSGSLQFLSLSKEDHGEWECVATNVVTSITASTRLLVIGTSPHAPGNIRVLPSVTSANVSWEPGYDGGFEQTFSVWYGPVLKKENFGPHDWHSMPVSGSQTWLVVPGLEPRTEYQFSVLAQNKLGTGPFSEVVTVNTVVSPLSTPEPQVLLTPPRCLTANRTQHGVLLTWLPPANHSSPVDRYIMEFRLGERWEVLDDLISAAETELMARDLVQESWYEFRVMAVMDDLISESSNVVGVSSTDPFPPTEVTEEGLALPVVAGVVATICFLAAAVLFSTLAACFVNKQHQRKLKRKPDPPLSVTHFRKSIDSSLSSGKISPESSPPASRPQSLSSDGAHGPGLYVRRLPSPQRDRDKELSFYKKTKRAIASKKYSVSKHEAEVTSPIELISRGPDGRFSMASPPSSHRRIQGFPFAEESDMYPEFRQSDEENDFDPGPLPPIMATLRPQLSPTSSSLESTQPPNYSPRLHRPMEGMSFVEGSGHHAAGQAPASRYRDFPQVPFYGYLGSRGESGIPPPFYMPDISPRSSALSSPPGTADGGPYGYPSIPEEREEMELHHQYTSSGHSLPHTHSPPPRSPRSPDSWQPHEFPFLGLEGPRFIYPPHHPLHHHQDLPDPPPYPPLHSLPPSRLHLPSPRLLQLEVPMAPQGRDQPPGLPARRLAMQQAQSLGQLRHTSHGVGVPVLPYPDPSARAGSPSTAPSSSPQSWLSPRSGRRTDPSLPPLVLLPSRLSPLSQSPLSTQPGSPDILVRPPPHPSILRTSRSLEMPEITLHPQATVSFSRRSSLASSPTQGQQGSRRPSPSYRPHMSYASTAASYPSQSPSPPLEGRDVFGQWPSQRRTEEEMLPSEPSQLQISASGEPLGASSDPAGSESLQSLLHHCITKAKRVAANTNNNSTSRRRTGVSPSQTQQQSQTTPAHREDLYLHRKRKRQNRKNPYLFLTSFLHRSRRSEEDQAAILASTDSDGPNYRTPH encoded by the exons CCCCTCCCACTTTTACGACCACGCCCCCACAGTATGTGGAGGCCAAGGAGGGGGGCAGCACACTGCTGACTTGCTCCGCCCAGGGAAACCCCAAACCAATGATCAGCTggctgagggagggggaggagcttGCAACCAGTGGAAAATACACG GTGCATGATGGGAGTCTGACGGTGCTGGGGATCACTCGGGACGACAGAGGGGCGTATACGTGTCGAGCCTTCAGCGACCAGGGAGAGGTACTCCACACCACCCGTCTGCTGGTCCAAG GGCCACCGTATATTAAGTCACCACcagagaacatcactgtcaaCATATCCCAGAATGCACGCTTCACCTGTCAAGCAGAGGCGTATCCTGGAAACCTGACCTACACCTGGTTTTGGGAGGAAGATAACGTCTACTTCACTAAGAA TGACCTGAAAAACCGAGTCCGCATCCTCATTGACGGAACCCTCCACATCTTCCGGGTGAAACCAGAGGATGCTGGGAAATACACCTGCAGCCCAAGCAACAGCCTTGGAACTCCACCGTCAGCATCAGCACACCTCTCTGTTCAGT ACCCTGCCCGTGTGCTCAACATGCCCTCCATCATATACGTTCCACGGAAACTTCCAGGGGTCATCCGCTGCCCGGCGGACGCCAACCCGCCGGTGATATCAGTGAAGTGGGAGAAAGATGGCTACCCTCTCAGAGTGGAGAAG TACCCCGGATGGAGCCAGGCACCGGATGGGAGTATCCGGGTGGCGGAGGCCACAGAAGACTCCCTTGGCACCTACACCTGTATGCCTTACAACACCCTGGGTACAATGGGCCAGTCTGACCCGGCCACTCTGGTGCTAAAG GATCCCCCCTACTTTAACGTGAGGCCTGGTGGGGAGTACCGCCAAGAGGCTGGTAGAGAGCTGGTCATCCCCTGTGCTGCCTCGGGAGACCCTGAGATACCAACCATCACCTGGAGGAAG gtGGGGAAGCCCAGCAAGAGTAAGCACAACATCCTCCCCAGCGGCAGCTTACAGTTCCTGTCCCTCAGCAAGGAGGATCATGGGGAATGGGAGTGTGTGGCCACCAATGTGGTCACCAGCATCACTGCCAGCACGCGCCTCCTCGTCATAG GCACCAGCCCACATGCTCCAGGCAACATTCGTGTGTTGCCCTCGGTGACCTCGGCCAATGTGTCCTGGGAGCCGGGTTACGACGGAGGCTTTGAGCAGACATTCTCAGTGTGGTATGGCCCAGT GTTGAAAAAGGAGAATTTTGGCCCCCATGACTGGCACTCCATGCCAGTGTCGGGGTCTCAGACGTGGTTGGTGGTGCCGGGGCTGGAGCCCAggacagaataccagttcagcGTCCTGGCACAGAACAAGCTGGGCACAGGCCCTTTCAGCGAGGTCGTGACGGTTAACACAGTAG TGTCTCCCCTGAGTACCCCTGAACCACAGGTGCTTCTTACTCCACCACGGTGCCTCACAGCCAATCGCACACAGCACGGCGTCCTGCTCACATGGCTCCCACCAGCCAATCACTCATCGCCTGTCGACCGCTACATCATGGAGTTCCGTCTCGGGGAGAGGTGGGAGGTCCTCGACGATCTGATCTCTGCCGCTGAGACTGAGCTGATGGCCAGGGACCTAGTCCAG GAGTCCTGGTATGAGTTCAGAGTCATGGCCGTCATGGACGACCTCATCAGTGAGAGCAGTAATGTGGTGGGAGTGTCAAGCACAG ATCCCTTCCCCCCTACGGAGGTGACTGAAGAGGGGTTGGCGCTGCCCGTGGTAGCGGGCGTTGTGGCAACCATCTGCTTTCTGGCGGCAGCAGTGCTCTTCAGTACTCTAGCAGCCTGCTTCGTCAACAAACAGCACCAACGCAAACTCAAACGCAAACCAG ACCCTCCCCTGTCTGTAACACACTTCAGGAAAAGCATTGACTCATC GCTGTCCTCTGGGAAGATCAGTCCAGAGAGCTCCCCTCCCGCCTCGCGGCCTCAGTCCCTGTCCTCAGATGGGGCCCACGGCCCTGGCCTGTACGTCAGGAGGCTGCCCAGCcctcagagagacagggacaaagAGCTCTCCTTCTACAAGAAAACCAAGCGTGCTATAGCCAGCAAGAAGTACAGCGTGTCCAAGCACGAGGCAGAGGTCACCAGCCCCATCGAGCTGATCAGCCGCGGTCCCGACGGCCGTTTCAGCATGGCCAGCCCGCCATCATCCCACCGCCGCATCCAGGGCTTCCCGTTCGCTGAGGAGTCCGACATGTACCCCGAGTTCCGGCAGTCCGACGAGGAGAATGACTTTGACCCCGGGCCCCTGCCCCCGATCATGGCCACGCTCCGACCACAGCTCTCCCCAACATCCTCCAGTCTGGAGTCCACGCAGCCCCCCAACTACAGCCCCCGCCTCCACAGGCCCATGGAAGGTATGAGCTTTGTGGAGGGCAGTGGGCATCATGCTGCAGGGCAGGCCCCAGCCTCCCGCTACAGGGACTTTCCCCAGGTCCCCTTCTATGGGTATCTAGGCAGCCGCGGTGAATCGGGGATTCCGCCACCTTTTTACATGCCGGACATCAGTCCGCGTAGCTCCGCTCTGTCCTCCCCCCCAGGCACTGCTGACGGGGGGCCCTACGGTTATCCCTCCATcccagaggagagggaagagatggagcTCCATCATCAGTACACTTCCTCTGGCCATTCCCTACCACATACACACAGCCCTCCCCCACGCTCCCCTCGCTCACCTGACAGCTGGCAGCCTCACGAATTCCCCTTCCTGGGTCTGGAGGGGCCCCGCTTCATTTATCCACCTCATCATCCCTTACATCATCACCAGGACCTTCCCGACCCTCCACCGTacccccctctccactctctcccccccagCCGCCTGCACCTCCCCAGCCCTCGGCTCCTGCAGTTGGAGGTCCCCATGGCTCCACAGGGCAGAGACCAACCCCCAGGCCTTCCAGCTAGGCGCTTAGCTATGCAACAGGCCCAGAGTCTCGGCCAGCTCAGACACACATCCCATGGTGTGGGTGTACCAGTGTTGCCTTACCCTGACCCATCAGCCCGTGCAGGGAGCCCAAGCACAGCCCCTAGCAGCAGCCCCCAGTCCTGGCTCAGCCCAAGGTCAGGGCGTAGGACAGACCCCTCCCTGCCCCCGCTGGTCCTCCTACCCTCccgcctctcccccctctcccagaGCCCCCTTAGCACCCAGCCAGGTTCCCCAGATATATTAGTCCGCCCACCACCCCACCCCAGCATCCTCCGCACCTCCCGCTCTCTGGAGATGCCTGAGATCACCCTGCACCCCCAAGCCACCGTCAGTTTCTCCCGAAGGTCCTCCCTGGCCTCCTCCCCCACCCAGGGCCAGCAGGGAAGCCGCAGGCCCAGCCCCAGTTACCGTCCCCACATGTCCTATGCTTCTACAGCAGCCAGTTACCCCTCCcagtccccctctccccccttggAGGGCAGGGATGTGTTCGGGCAGTGGCCGtcccagaggagaacagaggaggagatgcTGCCCTCAGAGCCCTCCCAGCTCCAGATATCCGCCTCAGG GGAACCTCTAGGTGCGTCTAGTGATCCTGCTGGGTCTGAGAGCTTACAGTCACTGCTACACCACTGTATTACTAAAGCCAAGAGAGTGGCTGCCAACACCAATAACAACTCCACTTCCAGGAGAAGAACAG GTGTGTCTCCCTCTCAGACCCAGCAGCAATCCCAGACTACCCCGGCTCACAGAGAAGATCTCTACCTCCACAGGAAGAGGAAAAGGCAGAACAGGAAGAACCCATATCTCTTTTTAACCTCCTTCCTACACCGCAGCAGACGCTCTGAGGAGGACCAGGCGGCCATCCTGGCCAGTACAGACTCAGACGGGCCCAACTACAGGACTCCccactga
- the igsf9ba gene encoding protein turtle homolog B isoform X1 — protein MIWYVATLIASVFSTRGTAAQGAHGVREEPRFLTARAGESVILGCDVSPPLDGQQPPYVVEWFKFGVPIPFFISFRFHPPHVDPEYTGRASLHGKASLQIDPVRSEDQGWYECRVLMLEQQYNTFHNGSWVQLTVNAPPTFTTTPPQYVEAKEGGSTLLTCSAQGNPKPMISWLREGEELATSGKYTVHDGSLTVLGITRDDRGAYTCRAFSDQGEVLHTTRLLVQGPPYIKSPPENITVNISQNARFTCQAEAYPGNLTYTWFWEEDNVYFTKNDLKNRVRILIDGTLHIFRVKPEDAGKYTCSPSNSLGTPPSASAHLSVQYPARVLNMPSIIYVPRKLPGVIRCPADANPPVISVKWEKDGYPLRVEKYPGWSQAPDGSIRVAEATEDSLGTYTCMPYNTLGTMGQSDPATLVLKDPPYFNVRPGGEYRQEAGRELVIPCAASGDPEIPTITWRKVGKPSKSKHNILPSGSLQFLSLSKEDHGEWECVATNVVTSITASTRLLVIGTSPHAPGNIRVLPSVTSANVSWEPGYDGGFEQTFSVWYGPVLKKENFGPHDWHSMPVSGSQTWLVVPGLEPRTEYQFSVLAQNKLGTGPFSEVVTVNTVVSPLSTPEPQVLLTPPRCLTANRTQHGVLLTWLPPANHSSPVDRYIMEFRLGERWEVLDDLISAAETELMARDLVQESWYEFRVMAVMDDLISESSNVVGVSSTDPFPPTEVTEEGLALPVVAGVVATICFLAAAVLFSTLAACFVNKQHQRKLKRKPDPPLSVTHFRKSIDSSPPLTPLPGVEPCWDAPARSSYMPTPARSSYMPPPASSLLSSGKISPESSPPASRPQSLSSDGAHGPGLYVRRLPSPQRDRDKELSFYKKTKRAIASKKYSVSKHEAEVTSPIELISRGPDGRFSMASPPSSHRRIQGFPFAEESDMYPEFRQSDEENDFDPGPLPPIMATLRPQLSPTSSSLESTQPPNYSPRLHRPMEGMSFVEGSGHHAAGQAPASRYRDFPQVPFYGYLGSRGESGIPPPFYMPDISPRSSALSSPPGTADGGPYGYPSIPEEREEMELHHQYTSSGHSLPHTHSPPPRSPRSPDSWQPHEFPFLGLEGPRFIYPPHHPLHHHQDLPDPPPYPPLHSLPPSRLHLPSPRLLQLEVPMAPQGRDQPPGLPARRLAMQQAQSLGQLRHTSHGVGVPVLPYPDPSARAGSPSTAPSSSPQSWLSPRSGRRTDPSLPPLVLLPSRLSPLSQSPLSTQPGSPDILVRPPPHPSILRTSRSLEMPEITLHPQATVSFSRRSSLASSPTQGQQGSRRPSPSYRPHMSYASTAASYPSQSPSPPLEGRDVFGQWPSQRRTEEEMLPSEPSQLQISASGEPLGASSDPAGSESLQSLLHHCITKAKRVAANTNNNSTSRRRTGVSPSQTQQQSQTTPAHREDLYLHRKRKRQNRKNPYLFLTSFLHRSRRSEEDQAAILASTDSDGPNYRTPH, from the exons CCCCTCCCACTTTTACGACCACGCCCCCACAGTATGTGGAGGCCAAGGAGGGGGGCAGCACACTGCTGACTTGCTCCGCCCAGGGAAACCCCAAACCAATGATCAGCTggctgagggagggggaggagcttGCAACCAGTGGAAAATACACG GTGCATGATGGGAGTCTGACGGTGCTGGGGATCACTCGGGACGACAGAGGGGCGTATACGTGTCGAGCCTTCAGCGACCAGGGAGAGGTACTCCACACCACCCGTCTGCTGGTCCAAG GGCCACCGTATATTAAGTCACCACcagagaacatcactgtcaaCATATCCCAGAATGCACGCTTCACCTGTCAAGCAGAGGCGTATCCTGGAAACCTGACCTACACCTGGTTTTGGGAGGAAGATAACGTCTACTTCACTAAGAA TGACCTGAAAAACCGAGTCCGCATCCTCATTGACGGAACCCTCCACATCTTCCGGGTGAAACCAGAGGATGCTGGGAAATACACCTGCAGCCCAAGCAACAGCCTTGGAACTCCACCGTCAGCATCAGCACACCTCTCTGTTCAGT ACCCTGCCCGTGTGCTCAACATGCCCTCCATCATATACGTTCCACGGAAACTTCCAGGGGTCATCCGCTGCCCGGCGGACGCCAACCCGCCGGTGATATCAGTGAAGTGGGAGAAAGATGGCTACCCTCTCAGAGTGGAGAAG TACCCCGGATGGAGCCAGGCACCGGATGGGAGTATCCGGGTGGCGGAGGCCACAGAAGACTCCCTTGGCACCTACACCTGTATGCCTTACAACACCCTGGGTACAATGGGCCAGTCTGACCCGGCCACTCTGGTGCTAAAG GATCCCCCCTACTTTAACGTGAGGCCTGGTGGGGAGTACCGCCAAGAGGCTGGTAGAGAGCTGGTCATCCCCTGTGCTGCCTCGGGAGACCCTGAGATACCAACCATCACCTGGAGGAAG gtGGGGAAGCCCAGCAAGAGTAAGCACAACATCCTCCCCAGCGGCAGCTTACAGTTCCTGTCCCTCAGCAAGGAGGATCATGGGGAATGGGAGTGTGTGGCCACCAATGTGGTCACCAGCATCACTGCCAGCACGCGCCTCCTCGTCATAG GCACCAGCCCACATGCTCCAGGCAACATTCGTGTGTTGCCCTCGGTGACCTCGGCCAATGTGTCCTGGGAGCCGGGTTACGACGGAGGCTTTGAGCAGACATTCTCAGTGTGGTATGGCCCAGT GTTGAAAAAGGAGAATTTTGGCCCCCATGACTGGCACTCCATGCCAGTGTCGGGGTCTCAGACGTGGTTGGTGGTGCCGGGGCTGGAGCCCAggacagaataccagttcagcGTCCTGGCACAGAACAAGCTGGGCACAGGCCCTTTCAGCGAGGTCGTGACGGTTAACACAGTAG TGTCTCCCCTGAGTACCCCTGAACCACAGGTGCTTCTTACTCCACCACGGTGCCTCACAGCCAATCGCACACAGCACGGCGTCCTGCTCACATGGCTCCCACCAGCCAATCACTCATCGCCTGTCGACCGCTACATCATGGAGTTCCGTCTCGGGGAGAGGTGGGAGGTCCTCGACGATCTGATCTCTGCCGCTGAGACTGAGCTGATGGCCAGGGACCTAGTCCAG GAGTCCTGGTATGAGTTCAGAGTCATGGCCGTCATGGACGACCTCATCAGTGAGAGCAGTAATGTGGTGGGAGTGTCAAGCACAG ATCCCTTCCCCCCTACGGAGGTGACTGAAGAGGGGTTGGCGCTGCCCGTGGTAGCGGGCGTTGTGGCAACCATCTGCTTTCTGGCGGCAGCAGTGCTCTTCAGTACTCTAGCAGCCTGCTTCGTCAACAAACAGCACCAACGCAAACTCAAACGCAAACCAG ACCCTCCCCTGTCTGTAACACACTTCAGGAAAAGCATTGACTCATC GCCTCCTCTCACCCCCTTGCCCGGGGTAGAGCCCTGTTGGGACGCGCCAGCCAGGAGCAGCTACATGCCCACACCAGCCAGGAGCAGCTACATGCCCCCACCAGCCAGCTCCCT GCTGTCCTCTGGGAAGATCAGTCCAGAGAGCTCCCCTCCCGCCTCGCGGCCTCAGTCCCTGTCCTCAGATGGGGCCCACGGCCCTGGCCTGTACGTCAGGAGGCTGCCCAGCcctcagagagacagggacaaagAGCTCTCCTTCTACAAGAAAACCAAGCGTGCTATAGCCAGCAAGAAGTACAGCGTGTCCAAGCACGAGGCAGAGGTCACCAGCCCCATCGAGCTGATCAGCCGCGGTCCCGACGGCCGTTTCAGCATGGCCAGCCCGCCATCATCCCACCGCCGCATCCAGGGCTTCCCGTTCGCTGAGGAGTCCGACATGTACCCCGAGTTCCGGCAGTCCGACGAGGAGAATGACTTTGACCCCGGGCCCCTGCCCCCGATCATGGCCACGCTCCGACCACAGCTCTCCCCAACATCCTCCAGTCTGGAGTCCACGCAGCCCCCCAACTACAGCCCCCGCCTCCACAGGCCCATGGAAGGTATGAGCTTTGTGGAGGGCAGTGGGCATCATGCTGCAGGGCAGGCCCCAGCCTCCCGCTACAGGGACTTTCCCCAGGTCCCCTTCTATGGGTATCTAGGCAGCCGCGGTGAATCGGGGATTCCGCCACCTTTTTACATGCCGGACATCAGTCCGCGTAGCTCCGCTCTGTCCTCCCCCCCAGGCACTGCTGACGGGGGGCCCTACGGTTATCCCTCCATcccagaggagagggaagagatggagcTCCATCATCAGTACACTTCCTCTGGCCATTCCCTACCACATACACACAGCCCTCCCCCACGCTCCCCTCGCTCACCTGACAGCTGGCAGCCTCACGAATTCCCCTTCCTGGGTCTGGAGGGGCCCCGCTTCATTTATCCACCTCATCATCCCTTACATCATCACCAGGACCTTCCCGACCCTCCACCGTacccccctctccactctctcccccccagCCGCCTGCACCTCCCCAGCCCTCGGCTCCTGCAGTTGGAGGTCCCCATGGCTCCACAGGGCAGAGACCAACCCCCAGGCCTTCCAGCTAGGCGCTTAGCTATGCAACAGGCCCAGAGTCTCGGCCAGCTCAGACACACATCCCATGGTGTGGGTGTACCAGTGTTGCCTTACCCTGACCCATCAGCCCGTGCAGGGAGCCCAAGCACAGCCCCTAGCAGCAGCCCCCAGTCCTGGCTCAGCCCAAGGTCAGGGCGTAGGACAGACCCCTCCCTGCCCCCGCTGGTCCTCCTACCCTCccgcctctcccccctctcccagaGCCCCCTTAGCACCCAGCCAGGTTCCCCAGATATATTAGTCCGCCCACCACCCCACCCCAGCATCCTCCGCACCTCCCGCTCTCTGGAGATGCCTGAGATCACCCTGCACCCCCAAGCCACCGTCAGTTTCTCCCGAAGGTCCTCCCTGGCCTCCTCCCCCACCCAGGGCCAGCAGGGAAGCCGCAGGCCCAGCCCCAGTTACCGTCCCCACATGTCCTATGCTTCTACAGCAGCCAGTTACCCCTCCcagtccccctctccccccttggAGGGCAGGGATGTGTTCGGGCAGTGGCCGtcccagaggagaacagaggaggagatgcTGCCCTCAGAGCCCTCCCAGCTCCAGATATCCGCCTCAGG GGAACCTCTAGGTGCGTCTAGTGATCCTGCTGGGTCTGAGAGCTTACAGTCACTGCTACACCACTGTATTACTAAAGCCAAGAGAGTGGCTGCCAACACCAATAACAACTCCACTTCCAGGAGAAGAACAG GTGTGTCTCCCTCTCAGACCCAGCAGCAATCCCAGACTACCCCGGCTCACAGAGAAGATCTCTACCTCCACAGGAAGAGGAAAAGGCAGAACAGGAAGAACCCATATCTCTTTTTAACCTCCTTCCTACACCGCAGCAGACGCTCTGAGGAGGACCAGGCGGCCATCCTGGCCAGTACAGACTCAGACGGGCCCAACTACAGGACTCCccactga